The genomic DNA CTGGTTCCCGAACAGGTAATCGACGATGCTGGGCACAGAATCGATCAGTTCCTGGAGCGTGCGTGGAGCGTTTCCCGCCATGGTACCCCTCCTGACTGCTCGAACCGCACCGCACTGCCGACTCCTGGCCTGGGTGGACTCCGTTCCCAGCAACTCCCTCCTGACCGCCCCCACGCGCAGGCCGCCGGGCCCATACCACGCTGTACCCACGAGTCCTTCGGTTCGATCGGTGCTCCGCGAGCCTGCACGGCAGCCTACCGATCGTCCTACCTGCCCCGGAATCTCAGCTTATAGCTTAACTGAGGCCTGTCCGCCCCACAAGCGCCCACCGTTACAAGCCCGTGACACCACACGGTAGCCCGAGAACTCGCTCCGGGCGAGATAACGCCACATACTTCGGTGCACCGGCTGAAACCCGGGAAAGCCGCGGGCGATCGGTCATCCGTGCAAGCCACGTGACCACGGCTGGGTCATCGCGACTCGAGCATCGTGTTCCGTAGCTGTGAAAATGGCCCTTACAGCCCACCTGCGAACGAGTCGCTCGGGACCAGGCAGGAGTTCCTGCCCATCGCCCTCGGCTTCGTCCTGTGCGAACCACCGGTCACGAATGCGCACACGCCGGCCGGATGAGCCTTTCGTGTCGGATTCACCGAGCGTGCGTCCTCCGGGCATCTGTGTCCCCCGAGAACCGTCGATGTTGTCCGAGCGGGCACACGCCTCGCAAAGCGAAGCGGCGCGCAACATCACCGCGAGGCGCACTGAAAAACACTTCTGTCCTGCGGAATGCGAGAGCGAAGCACCCTGGTCAAGGCCAGCCGTTACTCCGTTTGGCATACCGCCGCGCCAGCCAGAAACCCGGATCTGCCGATGACGAGTGGGTAGGTGACCTCGTCTCCCGTCACCCGGACACCGGAGACAGGGAAAACACGGCCATGTCTGGCTGCCGGTCACAGCGATACGCGAAGTCCGAAGCAGAAAGCCACCAGCACCCGCAATGCCGAGCCGTGCATTTAGGCCGGCTCCCGCCGCGCGTATTTCTTCGGTAGCAGCCAGCGAACTGGAACGGCCGCCTCACCGTCGTCGTCCGGAACGATCACCCGCGCCTCCGGTGCGTAATCGGAGATGAGTTCCCGACACATCCCACACGGTGGGACGACCTCGCCCCATCGATTGACTGCCACGATCGTATCGATCTCGGTATCGCCATCAGCCGCTGCCATACCGATCGCGACCGCTTCGGCGCACACCGCAATGCGGCCCACTGTCGCCTCCAGATGCACGGCGCGATACACCCTCCCCGATCGCGTCCGGAGCGCGCAACCGATGTGATGCCAGCCCTCCTTGAAACGCTGCGCGATGAGATCACGTGCCGCAGCAACGAGCGCACGCTCGCTTTCCGTGAGTGCCATGACGTGCTCCCTCCTCAAGGTACGCACGGTGACCGCGGTCGATCCCGGTAGTGATACCGCAGCCAACGGTGCCCGGGTGGACGTACCGAACAGCCCGCGGCAGGTGTGCTTTACGGCTGAGAGCGACGCATCCGCCACGCCAAGGATTCGCGCGCTGGCAGACCGAGCCCGCCAGGGTGAAAGCGCTCGGCTGACCCGGTTACACTCCCTTGACAGCCCCCCGCACTTCCCCGCACACTCCACCGTTGTCGTAGGTGGACGGAGTAGACCGATGAGGGAACGATCCGAGAGTGCGCAACACTGGTTTACCGTTCTCGAAGGTGCCGCCCGAGCACGCCTAGGTTCAGAGCGCGCCGACCATCTCGTCGATGAGCTCCGCCTGATGGCGGAGACGATCGCTCGGGTGTTCGCTGAACCGCTCGAGTTCGACGACGAGCCACCAGTCGATATGCTCAGCGAAAGGCCGGGGAACCCGTGAATACCATGGCACAGCTGTCCGTGCGCGAAATTCCAGCGCGCATCCGCCAGCGCGATCTCTCAGTCCACGAACTGCTCCAGGCCACGATCGAGCGCATCGAACGCACCGACCCCTTCCTTCAGGCTTGGGTCGAATTGGACCGTGAGGGTGCGCTTCGTGAGGCCGAGCGGCTCGATCATCTCGCTGAACGTGGAACCGTGCTTCCGCTCCATGGCGTACCAGTCGGTCTCAAGGACGTGATCGACGCCGCTGGCCTGCCCACACGTGCGGGCTTCGCGCCGCTGGGCGACCGCCCAGCTCAAGCCGATGCTGCCATCGTCGCCCGCTTACGCGAACTCGGCGCTCTCGTCCTCGGGAAGACCCACACCACCCAACTCGCCTTCGCCGATCCGGCTCCGACTCGTAACCCGTGGGCTGCCGAACGGACTCCTGGCGGCTCGAGTTCCGGATCGGCAGCTGCAGTCGCCGCGCGTCAGATACCACTCGCTGTCGGCACCCAGACTGCCGGTTCCGTCCTGCGTCCTGCTGCGTATTGTGGTGTCGTGGGGTTCAAACCGAGCCTCGGCTGGTTCCCACTCGAAGGAGTCATCCCGCTCGCTTGGACGCTCGATCACCTCGGCCTCTTCGCGCGGTCGGTCGAAGACGTCGCGTACACGTACGTCGCGCTCTGCGCGCACCAGCGTCTCGAACTCCCGCTCCTCAGCGAGCCACCGCGGCTGCTGTTTCTCGTCGACTTTCTCGAACTCACCGAGCCGGAGGTCGCTGAGCACCTGCAGGACGTGGTGCGCCGCCTTCGCGAGGCCGGTGCACGGATCGAGGAACGCCGCCTTCCGGTCGATGTCCAGCTCCTGCTCGCGATCCACCATGTCATCATGCTCGCCGAAATGGGCGCACTCCACCAGCAAACGCTCGAGCAACACCCCGATGCCTATGGCCCGCGACTCCGGGCCGCAGTCGAAGTCGGGCAGCTCGTCCCTGCTGGTGCCCTGCTGCACGCTCGCCGTCTCCGCCGTCGCCTGGCAGCTCTTCTCGATGATTTCCTCGCTCGCGCGGACGCCGCGATCCTCCCCACCGCCTCCGGCCCGGCTCCCGATCGCTCGACGACTGGCGACCGCCGCTTCCAAGCCGTCTGGACGCTTCTCGGTACACCAGCGATCTCTCTCCCGTCCGGCCTCACTCGCGACGGCTTACCGCTCGGACTGCAGCTCGTCGCCCGCTACGGACACGATCGGCGCCTCCTCCATGTCGCCGCCTGGTGCGAACGCATCCTGCCGAGCCTGCCGCCGCCACCGCTTACCTGACGGTCGATGAAGGGGTCGGTCCATGGCTGTGCTCACGCGACCGGAGATTCTCCGTCTCATCGAAGCCGGTGAGATCGTCATCGAGCCGTTCGATCCCTCGCAGGTCGGCCCGGCGTCTATCGACCTTCACCTGGGCCGCGAATTCCGCCTCTTCCGGCACGCCCGCGAGATCCTGCACGTCACGGAGGACACCGATCATCGCGAGGTGACCGAACTCGTCACCGTCGACGACTATTTGCTCCTCTTGCCTGGACAAGCCGTGCTCGGTATCACCGAGGAGCGCTTGACCCTCCCCGACAATATCTGTGGCTGGATCCAGGGCCGCAGCCGTTTCGCCCGTGTCGGACTCATGGTCCACGTCACTGCCAACTTCATCCAGCCCGGCATGGTCCGTACGCGGCAGGTTCTCGAGATGAACAACGCTGGGCCCGTCCCACTCGCTATTCGTCCCGGCATCCGGATCTGCCAGATCATCCTCGAGGAATGCGTCGGTCGCGCCCACTACACCGGGCGTTTCCAGGGGCAGGAACATCCCTAGCGGTCGGTAGACGAGCCGTCTGACCATCGGGGGTGGTTGCCGTCCAGCCACCCAAACACGTTCGTGGTGTGTTCACCCAATCGGCGTACGCGTAACGGCCTCAGCTCAGCGCAGGATCGTTCGCCGCGCTGCTGCCACCGCCGACTCGAGCTCTTCCGCGGTCACGATGGCCAGATCGCCACGGACAGTAAGCTTCAACGCGGCCAAGGCCACGCCATACTGGAGACCTCGCTCCACGTCCCCCGTATCGAGATATCCGTGGAGGAACCCAGCCGCGAAAGCATCTCCGGCTCCCACTCGATCGACCACCGTGGCCGCCCGACCCGGCACGATCACCGTGCGCCCGTCGGCAGTCGTCGCCACCGCACCGTGCTCGCCTCGCGTCACCACCGTCATCGCTGCACCGAAACGGGTCGACAGCGCGTGAGCGACCGCTTCCCCATCGCCAGAAAGGCCCCACAACAGACGTGCGTCGTCTTCCCCGCACAGCAGTACCGTCGCCTGACGGCAGAACCACTCGAGCGTTCGCGCCGCCTCCTCCGGACTCCACAAGCGGGACCGGTAGTTGACGTCGAACGACACGCCGACACCGGACTGGCACGCTCGTTCGACCAGCCGAGCGAGGACTGCCCGGCATCCGCTGCTGAGCGCCGGGGTGATCCCCGTCGCATGCAACCACCGGCTCTCGCTCACCCACTCGACCGGAAAGACCAGTGGATCGACGTGCGCCACGACCGACCCGGCACGGTCGTACAGCACGACCGTCGGGCGCGGCGGGACGCCCACATCCAGGAAGTAGACGCCGACGCGTCCTTCATCGGTCCAGTGAATCAGTGACGTATCGACACCGTGCCACGCCAGCTCCCGCGCGATGCGCTCACCGAGCGTATTCCTCGGCAGCACCGAGGACCAGGCAGTTCGCCGACCAAGCCGGGCCAACGCGATCAGCACGTTCGCCTCGGCGCCCCCGATCCCGACTTCGAGCTGCTTCGTCGTCTCCAGCCGCTCACCGGTGGGCACCGCCAGCCGGAGCATCGCTTCGCCGAAACCGACGACGTCCCAGCGCACGGCCACTCGACCTCACAACTGCTCGAGCAGCTCGAGCAAAGAGTGCACCGAATAGTGCGGTTGCATCCCGAGGGCATCCAATTTGGCAGTCCCCCGGTTCACCCAACACACCCGAAAACCGAACCGGAGCGCTCCCGCGACATCGAACCCGTTCGACGAACAGAACAGGATCCGTTCCGGCCGCAGAACCAACGCGGCCGGTGCGAGCGCGTACACCGCTGGTGACGGCTTGTACCGCTGCACGGCATCAGCGCTCAGCACTGCCTCGAAGACTGAGCGCATCCCGACGGCGCCGAGCAACGCCTCCAGCATCGCTGGGCTGCCGTTGGAAAGGATGGCCAGTCGCACGCTCCGCTCGCGGAACCCCACCAGGGCTGGGTACACATCCGGGAAAGCCTCGAGTTCGAGCCAGCCGTGCAGGAGATGTTCCCGCTCCTCGCTCGTCAACTCCAGTTCGAGCTGCGCGCATGCTGCGTCCAGCGCTTCCTCCGTCACCTGCCAAAAGTCGACGTACTCCCCGAGGATCGTCCGCAAGAAACTGTGCTCCAGTTGCTTGGCCCGCCAGCGATCGAGGAGCGGGAGGTCACCGACGATCGCTCGTGCGCGCTCCGCGAGTCGGTTGAACCCGAAGAGCGTACCATAGACGTCGAAAACGATCGCCTCGATCCCGTGCTGCGCCAATCTAAGCCCTCCGTTCGCCCAGTCTCTTGCGGGAATCCTAGGCGTTCGCCAGCAGCAGTGCAATGCCCTCCCGCGCAGCTCCGTCGAAGTGCTCACCAGGTAGACAAAACGCCCTCCTGCGACCAGCTCGCGTCCTCGTTCGTTGGTACCCTCGGGGGAGAGAGAGGTCGGAGCTCGTGTGGAAACAGGTCGTTCTCGTTCTGCTCGGCGTCGCTGCGCTCGTGTTCACGCTCCCGGTCCACGAGGCGAACGGGACACCGTTCGCCAGCCCCGCCTTCGAGCAACTCTGGATCCAGCACCAGCGTGCCCAGCTCGATCTGTGGGGAGAGATACCGCTCGCCTGGCGTATCGAGCCGTATGCCGATTCGCCAGGCGGTCGACGACTCGTCCAATACTTCGACCGGGGGCGGATGGAGTTGACGACCCTCGCCAGCGTCAACCGCACCAGTGTCACTCAGGGCCGGCTCGCTTGGGAACTGACCACGGGAAACATCGCCATCGGCAGCGACCTCTTCATCCGTCGCCCGCCGCCCGATCTTCCGATCGATGGTGGATCCACCGATCCGCGCGTCCCCACCTATGCCACGCTCGCTGCACTCGTGTCCGAGCCAGCCCCCGATCGAACTGTCACCAGTCAGGCGATCGACTCGTGGATCACCGCGGATGGTTCGCGAGAGCACGCAACGCCCCCGGCCCCGGTGCGATCGAGCCGTTACATCGCGACGACGCGCCACAACCTTCCAGATGTGACGGTTTCCCTCTTCGACCGTTCACCGCTCGGACCCAACGCCTGGATCGAGGTCTTCGGCTATCCCATCAGTGAGCCGTTCTGGGCCTACTATCGTCGTGGCGAGACCGCGCTTCCCTCGTTGATTCAGGTCTTCGAGCGACGCATCCTCGTCTACACTCCCTCTCTTCCCGCCGATCAGCGCTTCACGCTGGTCAACACCGGTCGCCACTACTATCGCTGGCGCTACGGAGCGGATCCATCCCGACTCTGGCCTGACCCGCTTCCTGGCACTCCCGTCTCGATCCAAGTGCCGCCCCACTTCCGTGCTGGTCTCTTCCTCGAGGGTGTCCGCGACCCCGTCGACCTGGCCCTCGCCCCCGACGGGAATCTCCTCGTCCTCACCAGCAACGGTACCGTCCTCCTCGTGACCGCCGAGGACGCGAGCGGTCGGGCTTCGCGCCTCACCACCTTCGCCTCTGGCCTCGTCGTCCCACGCGGCATCGCCACCGCTGGTCCCTGGGTATACGTCACCGATGACCAGGGTCTCGTCCGGCTTCGCGACGACGACGGCGACGGCATCGCCGACCGCACGCAGCGTCTGCCGCTCGCGTTTCGCCCGTTACCTGGTCCGGCCGGTGCACCGGTCACCGACGCGCGCGGCCAGGTTTATCTCGCTGGCCTGGCCAAGGATGGCTCTTCTGCTCCCTACTTGTACCTGATCACCGAGGGCCACAGCGTCCCACTCGGTCCGGCACCCACCAGCCTCGTGCGACTCTTCACCTGGGGCGAGCTCCTTTTCGCTCTTGTCCAGACCGAGGAGGGCCGCGTGCATGTGGTCCGCCTCGATTTCGGAAGTCGCACAGTCGTGGCCGAGCCTTTCCTCGACTTCCCGGCAGGGTTCATTCCAGGCGGTGGGCTCGCTTACACGACACAACTGTGGGCAGACCCGATTCCCGGAACACTGTTCTTCTGGGGCACACGCGAGACTGCAGGTACGCTCCTCCGCGCTGTCCCGGGATCTGACGGACAGGGTGCACCCACCTCACCGTTCGCCCAGGGATTCCGCTATCCTGTCGCGATGACGGTCGGACTCGACGGCACGCTCTACGTCGCCGACGCAGGTACCGGACAGTTAATCAAGATCGTGCCCACGCGCCGGCAAGCCCAGTGAGGAGTCAGAGGTCACTCGGCCCACCGTTCGGCATTCCCGCACCGAGCTCCTTCGCACGCCGGTAGGCCGCCCACACTGCTCGCGCGATGACCGTCCGGAGCCCACCTCGTTCCATCTCGTAGAGTGCTGCGGCCGACGTCCCACCTGGCGTCGTCACCATATTTCGGAGCTCCGCTGGATGCTTACCGGTTTCCCGGGCAAACAGAACTGACCCCAGAATCGTCTGTTGCACGAGCTGCTCTGCGATATTCCGGGAAAACCCGAGATGAACCCCCGCATCGATCAGCGCCTCCATGATCAGGAAGACGTAGGCCGGTCCCGTCCCGCTCAACGCCGTCGCCATGTCGACCATGTCTTCGTTGTCGACGCGGATCGCCAGACCCATGGCTTCCAACACGGTCCGCACCAGCTGCTCGTCTTGGGGTGTCACTCCCGGTGCCGGATACCAGACAGTCGCCCCATGGCCGATCTGGGCCGGGGTGTTCGGCATCGAACGCACGACTCGCTCGTGCTGCAACCCCTCCTGTAACCGTCGCACGGTCGCACCCGCCACGATCGACAGGACGATCTGCTCCGGTGCGAGCACACCCGCTAGGTCCCGCATCGCTGCCTCCAGCGTCTGCGGCTTGACCGAAAGCACGACGAGATCCGCACCGCGGACTGCCGCAACGTTGTCCGGTGTCGTCTCGAGCCCCAAACGGGCGATCAACTCTTGTCGTCGCCGCGCGTTCGGCTCGCCTCCCGTCAGCTGGTGAACACTGACGAGTCCTGCTCGGAGCAGCGCCGCTGCGATCGCCTCCGCCATCACGCCGCAGCCGACGAATGCGATGCGTTTCCCGCTCAGCGGCGACTCCCGCAGGTTGCTGACCCGGCTCGCCATCTCGGCTCGCCCTTCGCTCGGCCTCACTCTTCCTCTTCCTCCTCGAGTTCGAACTCCTCGAACGGGCTCTCCTCGATGAAGGCCTCGACGAACTCCGCTAACCGGTTCAGCGCCGTTTCCACGATCGCCTCCCCGAATTCCGCTGAGGCTGCCCGGGCGTCACCGAGTGCCCCGTTCGCCGTGATCTCGTCGAACGAATACGCAACGTGCACCGGCCCCCACCACGACGCGTGCGGATACGCCTGCTCCAGGAGCTCGCCAGGAGCGAGCGCGTCCTCCCGCACCGCCCAGGGCGCCAGGTACAAGAGCTGGCTCGTCTCGCTTTCGCAGGCGTGACCGATCACTTCGGCTACCTTCCCGCGCTGCACCACATCGTTCGCCAGCTCCGTAATCGATACCCATGCTGCGAGTACGTCCAGCTCCCGCCGCAGCCGTTGCACGAGGAGTTCCAACGCCGGGCGATTCCCGCCATGCCCGTTCACGAAGAGGAAACGCTCGAACCCATGCTCAGCGAGGCTTTCGACGACTTCGTACAAGACCTGCATGAAGGTCTCGCCGGAGAGCGTAATAGTCCCCGGGAACGCCATGTGATGCGGCGAGACACCGAATGGCATGACCGGCGCGACCAGAACTTCCGGGTACAAGCGCTCCGCCAAGCGCAGGCTGAACTCGTAAGCCCGCACGCTGTCCGTCGCGAACGTCGCATGCGGCCCATGTTGCTCCGTCGACCCGACCGGAATGACGACGAGTCGAATCTCCCCCATCGCTGACTCGAGCTCCGGCCAGGTCATTTCCCACAGGACATACCGTTCACGCTCTTCCATAGCCCTCGCTATCCTTCCTACAGTCTGACCGCGTGCCCGCGATCATCTCGCATATCGACAGCATCGCATCGTAACACAGAGGGGGCAATCGCCCATGTTGCGTCCCCGCCCGTATCCACCCATCGCCGACTATGCGATCATCGGCGATGGGCGAACCGCCGCACTCGTCTCCCGCGACGGCTCGATCGATTGGCTATGCCTCCCTCGTTTCGACGCCGACCCTGTCTCTTCCCGCATCCTCGACGCTGATCTCGGTGGATACTGGTGCATCTTGCCCCACGACGCCCGAACTGCCCAGCGAAGCTATCGTGACCGTACCAACGTCCTCGAAACCTTCTTCACCACCACGACCGGCCAGGTACGTCTCACCGATTTTTTCCCGGCCCTCACCGAGACCCAGAAACGACACTTCCCGCTCGCCCAGACGCTTCTCATCCGTCGCGTCCGCTGCCAGGCCGGTCGCGTCGCCCTCGAGGTGACCATTCGCCTTCGTCCCCGCTTCGGTCGGCAGACCCCAGAACTCCGCGTGTTCGCCGGCCAGTGGTACCAGTACGGATGGGATCATCGCGCTGCCGTTCTCTACGCGAGCGTCCCGCTCGAGCAGCGGGGCTCCGTCTTGCGCGGCACCTTCATACTCGAAGCCGGGCAAACCGCCGATTTCGCCCTCGCCTACGCCGACGAAGCACCCGTCGAACTCCCCATTCCGCAGCTTTTCGACACCTTCGAGCGTCTGACCCTCGACTACTGGTCGCAATGGATCCTGCACTGCACCTATACCGGCCCCTATCGCGAGGCAGTCGAGCGCAGCGCGCTCACACTCAAGCTCCTTACCTATGCGCCCTCGGGTGCCGTGGTCGCCGCACCGACCACCTCGCTCCCCGAGTAGCCGGGTGGCCCCCGCAACTGGGATTACCGGTATTGTTGGCTCCGCGATGCCTCCTTCACCGTTCGCTCGCTCCTCGGTCTGGGCTTCCATGAGGAAGCCGACGCATTCGTCGATTGGATCCTCTACGCTACGCGTCTTACTCAGCCGGAACTGCAAGTCGTCTATACCCTCCACGGTGAGCCGCATATCCCGGAGCACCTGCTCGTCGACCTCGACGGCTACCGGAGCAGTCGTCCCGTCCGTGTCGGGAACCAGGCCTCGCAGCAGTTCCAGCTCGATGTCTACGGTGAAGTCATCGATGCCTTCGCGCGTTATCGTGCGTTCGGTCGCCCGCTCGACCGCGACAACTACCGTTTCCTTCGTGGCCTTGCCGATGTCATCGTTCACCGGTGGCACGAACCGGACGACGGCATCTGGGAAGTCCGTTCCGGCCGTGTCCATCACGTCCACTCCAAGGTCATGGCACTCGTCGGCCGGCGTCATCTCGAGCGTCTCGCGGTGCAGGACGGCGTGCACCTCCCGCTCCACCGCTACCGCCGCGCCGCTGCCGAGATCGAGCGCTGGCTCGTCACGTACGGAGTCGATCCTACCCGGAACGCGTTCGTCGCCGTACCCGGCGGCGGAGCGGACGCGTCCCTCCTCTGGCTCGCCCTCCAGGACGCCTTCCTCTCGCCGACGCATCCCTGGGTGATCGGCACCGTGGATAGCGTACGACGCGAACTCACTGTCGACGACCTCGTCTATCGCTACCACCGGCCGGACGGTCTCATTGGGCCGGAAGGAGCTTTCGTCATCTGCTCCTTCTGGCTCGTCGAGGCGCTGGCTCGCATCGGCCGCCTCGACGAAGCCTACGACCGATTCGAGCGCCTCCTCCATCGCGCCAATGACGTCGGTCTGTACGCCGAGGAGATCGATCCTGCCACTGGCGAGCACCTCGGCAACTTCCCGCAGGCATTCAGTCATATCGGCCTCATCAGTGCTGCGCTCGCCTTGGAGGAGGCGACCACGTCGCGGAAGCCGCTTCGCGCTGCTGCGCACTGAGGTCACGTGCGGAGCAAGATGCCCAGAACGATCCCGTACACGACATGCCCGATGACCGTCGCCACTGCCGTCTGTCGCCCGTAGTTGAGCCCGGCCAGTCCGGGCGGTTGGAGATGCCGTGTCGGATCCGGCCCTGTACCCTCGCTCGCCATCCGCGGGTGCACTCCCGGTAAGCCTGGCAAGACCACGAGCAGCACGAACAACGCATGAACCAGTCCCACCAGTGCCCCCAGCCACCAGGACGCGCCTCCGAGCAACCAGAACACACCCGCATAGACGGCCGCGACCGGCCAACCGACCAGGATGTGCGCGAAGACACCGACGAATTTCGCCCGTTCTCGATCGTCGGTCACCCACAGCCCCAGGATCAGGGGCAAATCCATACGCGTCAGTCCGAACAGTTGACTGCCGCGCAAGACGACCGTCAGCAGAATCGTCGCCACGAGTCCGGCGAGGATCAGACGCAAGACGCTCTCGGCCACCGCGCCGCACCCTCCACGACCGCCGTGCTATCCTCGCTCACGTGCACCAGTTCGGTGCCAGGGAGTTGCGGTCGTATGCCATTCGTCATGGATCTCCGTCCCGAAGGGTTCGTCCCGGCAGCCCGCTGCGACCAGTGCGGCGAACTCGTCACCGCGGAGGCCGGCCTCGTCCTCTGGAGCCTCGATTCGCCTGCTGTACTCGGCGGCTCACCGGTCTTCGTCGCCTGCGATCAGGACTGTGCCGATGCACTGACCGCTCGTTATCCAGAAATCCAGTTCGCAGCCCTCGCTCTCGACACCTACCTCGTCGTCCTCGTCGAGGACGAACTCGTGATCGACTCCCAGGCGGTTCGGGAACGCGAGGAACTCGCCTGGGCGCTCGAGCGCACGCGCGATGAAGTCGACCAGGCACTCGACTGACCGCGGGCGTTAACGGACGAACCGCCGCACAGCAAGCCCCACCAGCGCGACACTGAACCGCATCCCGATCCCAGCGTACACCAGCCAGCGAAGCAGAACCGGCTGGTGAGCCGCGTAGTGGCGACGATAGAACAGTGCCATCGCCCGGTAGAACTCCCACAGAATCCGCGGGTCGCGTCGCCCCCACGAGCCACCCTTGACATGGACGGCTCGTGCCGACGGCTCGTAGCGCACGCGCCAGCCACGCTGCTTGATCCGATACGCCCAGTCGAGATCCTCACCGTACATGAAAAAAGCCTCGTCCAGCAGACCGGCCTCCACCACGGCCTGCAGTCGCACCAGCATGCATGCCCCGCTCACTGCATCCACCTCGAGCGGTTCGTCGGGGTCACGATACGTCAGGTTGTAGCGTGCGAACCAGCGGCTGCGCGGGAACAGCCGTGCCAGCCCCGTCAGTTTCCACAACGCCGTGCCCGGTGTCGGGAAGCTGCGCCGGCATGCCAGATCGAGCCGCCCGTCCGGCAACACCAGCTTCGGCCCGACGATCGCCACATCCGGCTCGCGCTCCAGCACCGTCACCAGTCGCTGGATCGTTTCCGGCTCGACGAAGCAGTCCGAGTTCAACAGCAGGACAGCGTGCGCGCGTCGCGCGCGATCCGGTACCAGTGCCAGAACACGCCGCAGTGCCACATTGTTCGCGCGAGCGAACCCCACATTCGCGCCGGTTTCGAGCAGCACGGCCTCGGGAAACCGCTCCCGCACCAGCGCTACCGACCCGTCGTGCGACCCGTTATCGACGACGAATACCGTGCACGGCCGATCCAGCGTGCTCGCCCGGAGCGCCGTCAAGCATCGCTCGAGCAGGTGAGCGGTGTTGTAGTTGACGATCACGACCCACACACCCTGCGGCGCAGCAGCAGTCACCTGTGGAGGCTGGAGCACTCGCTCACTCCTGGTCACGCCATGCGAGATAGTGCTGCCCCACATTCCCCATCTCCACTCGCCAACCGGCCGGATTGCTCGGCGTATACGTCAAGCAGCGTCGCTCGAAGCATTGCACGAGGACGTCGCGGAATTCGCCCGCGACTTTCACTGTCGCCCAATACGGTTCGGTGATCGGTAGTCCCGTCGCGAAGAACAGCGGCTCGAAGAGCCGACCGTGGGTCGCGCCCGCTTCGCCCCAGACTGGCCCCTCGCTCTGCAAGAACTCCCAGAACACGTCGGCGATCGCATGGTTCGTTTCCGGGATGACCACGGCGACCGAGACGCCCCCCGGCCCGTCCTCGGTCACCGTCCCATCGCGGTGCAGTCGCCAGCGGATCTCGCTTCCTTCCGACAG from Thermomicrobium sp. 4228-Ro includes the following:
- a CDS encoding sugar kinase, translated to MRWDVVGFGEAMLRLAVPTGERLETTKQLEVGIGGAEANVLIALARLGRRTAWSSVLPRNTLGERIARELAWHGVDTSLIHWTDEGRVGVYFLDVGVPPRPTVVLYDRAGSVVAHVDPLVFPVEWVSESRWLHATGITPALSSGCRAVLARLVERACQSGVGVSFDVNYRSRLWSPEEAARTLEWFCRQATVLLCGEDDARLLWGLSGDGEAVAHALSTRFGAAMTVVTRGEHGAVATTADGRTVIVPGRAATVVDRVGAGDAFAAGFLHGYLDTGDVERGLQYGVALAALKLTVRGDLAIVTAEELESAVAAARRTILR
- a CDS encoding creatininase family protein, which encodes MEERERYVLWEMTWPELESAMGEIRLVVIPVGSTEQHGPHATFATDSVRAYEFSLRLAERLYPEVLVAPVMPFGVSPHHMAFPGTITLSGETFMQVLYEVVESLAEHGFERFLFVNGHGGNRPALELLVQRLRRELDVLAAWVSITELANDVVQRGKVAEVIGHACESETSQLLYLAPWAVREDALAPGELLEQAYPHASWWGPVHVAYSFDEITANGALGDARAASAEFGEAIVETALNRLAEFVEAFIEESPFEEFELEEEEEE
- a CDS encoding cytidine deaminase; the encoded protein is MALTESERALVAAARDLIAQRFKEGWHHIGCALRTRSGRVYRAVHLEATVGRIAVCAEAVAIGMAAADGDTEIDTIVAVNRWGEVVPPCGMCRELISDYAPEARVIVPDDDGEAAVPVRWLLPKKYARREPA
- a CDS encoding haloacid dehalogenase type II, producing the protein MAQHGIEAIVFDVYGTLFGFNRLAERARAIVGDLPLLDRWRAKQLEHSFLRTILGEYVDFWQVTEEALDAACAQLELELTSEEREHLLHGWLELEAFPDVYPALVGFRERSVRLAILSNGSPAMLEALLGAVGMRSVFEAVLSADAVQRYKPSPAVYALAPAALVLRPERILFCSSNGFDVAGALRFGFRVCWVNRGTAKLDALGMQPHYSVHSLLELLEQL
- the proC gene encoding pyrroline-5-carboxylate reductase yields the protein MASRVSNLRESPLSGKRIAFVGCGVMAEAIAAALLRAGLVSVHQLTGGEPNARRRQELIARLGLETTPDNVAAVRGADLVVLSVKPQTLEAAMRDLAGVLAPEQIVLSIVAGATVRRLQEGLQHERVVRSMPNTPAQIGHGATVWYPAPGVTPQDEQLVRTVLEAMGLAIRVDNEDMVDMATALSGTGPAYVFLIMEALIDAGVHLGFSRNIAEQLVQQTILGSVLFARETGKHPAELRNMVTTPGGTSAAALYEMERGGLRTVIARAVWAAYRRAKELGAGMPNGGPSDL
- the dcd gene encoding dCTP deaminase, with the translated sequence MAVLTRPEILRLIEAGEIVIEPFDPSQVGPASIDLHLGREFRLFRHAREILHVTEDTDHREVTELVTVDDYLLLLPGQAVLGITEERLTLPDNICGWIQGRSRFARVGLMVHVTANFIQPGMVRTRQVLEMNNAGPVPLAIRPGIRICQIILEECVGRAHYTGRFQGQEHP
- a CDS encoding glycoside hydrolase family 15 protein, with product MLRPRPYPPIADYAIIGDGRTAALVSRDGSIDWLCLPRFDADPVSSRILDADLGGYWCILPHDARTAQRSYRDRTNVLETFFTTTTGQVRLTDFFPALTETQKRHFPLAQTLLIRRVRCQAGRVALEVTIRLRPRFGRQTPELRVFAGQWYQYGWDHRAAVLYASVPLEQRGSVLRGTFILEAGQTADFALAYADEAPVELPIPQLFDTFERLTLDYWSQWILHCTYTGPYREAVERSALTLKLLTYAPSGAVVAAPTTSLPE
- a CDS encoding amidase, whose translation is MAQLSVREIPARIRQRDLSVHELLQATIERIERTDPFLQAWVELDREGALREAERLDHLAERGTVLPLHGVPVGLKDVIDAAGLPTRAGFAPLGDRPAQADAAIVARLRELGALVLGKTHTTQLAFADPAPTRNPWAAERTPGGSSSGSAAAVAARQIPLAVGTQTAGSVLRPAAYCGVVGFKPSLGWFPLEGVIPLAWTLDHLGLFARSVEDVAYTYVALCAHQRLELPLLSEPPRLLFLVDFLELTEPEVAEHLQDVVRRLREAGARIEERRLPVDVQLLLAIHHVIMLAEMGALHQQTLEQHPDAYGPRLRAAVEVGQLVPAGALLHARRLRRRLAALLDDFLARADAAILPTASGPAPDRSTTGDRRFQAVWTLLGTPAISLPSGLTRDGLPLGLQLVARYGHDRRLLHVAAWCERILPSLPPPPLT